A window of Komagataeibacter medellinensis NBRC 3288 contains these coding sequences:
- the trhA gene encoding PAQR family membrane homeostasis protein TrhA: MPPHMMTDTRFPVYSVLERLADLLVHIMGLAVLGYGVTWLVHTALLSHIRLEVGVTLLYCGGILGTCLSSAAYNFCPSCRLKGGLQRVDQSVIFIAIAATYTPFIMLGGHGMASRWFCGLLWTMALAGVVAKMGFFTWSRRYHVMPYLCVAWVFFLCPDPLVWRLPGMTFPLLVLGLVFYCIGVMFYMRPRMPFSNVLWHVMVVLGAGTHMAAVGALLLECVPARG; this comes from the coding sequence TTGCCCCCCCACATGATGACCGACACGCGTTTTCCCGTCTATTCCGTGCTGGAACGACTTGCCGACCTGCTGGTGCACATCATGGGGCTTGCGGTACTGGGCTATGGCGTGACGTGGCTGGTTCATACCGCGCTGCTTTCGCACATACGGCTGGAGGTAGGGGTAACACTGCTTTATTGCGGTGGCATACTGGGCACCTGCCTGTCCTCGGCTGCTTACAATTTCTGCCCGTCATGCCGCCTCAAGGGCGGGTTGCAGCGGGTGGACCAGTCGGTCATCTTCATCGCCATTGCCGCAACCTATACGCCCTTCATCATGCTGGGCGGGCATGGCATGGCCAGCCGCTGGTTCTGCGGGCTGCTATGGACCATGGCGCTGGCGGGGGTTGTGGCCAAGATGGGCTTCTTCACCTGGTCGCGGCGCTACCATGTCATGCCCTACCTGTGCGTGGCATGGGTTTTCTTCCTGTGCCCTGACCCGCTGGTATGGCGACTGCCGGGCATGACGTTCCCGCTGCTGGTGCTGGGACTGGTGTTCTACTGCATCGGGGTCATGTTTTACATGCGTCCGCGCATGCCGTTTTCCAACGTGCTGTGGCATGTGATGGTAGTGCTGGGTGCGGGCACGCATATGGCGGCCGTGGGTGCGCTTTTGCTGGAATGCGTGCCCGCGCGGGGCTGA
- a CDS encoding CsbD family protein gives MLRGRTNMLVGQLKQEIGHATGLRRLERQGIAQEMRGFSQTARLHRLNDGEPAEHG, from the coding sequence ATGCTTCGCGGCCGAACCAACATGCTGGTAGGCCAGCTCAAACAGGAAATTGGCCATGCCACGGGCCTGCGCAGGCTGGAACGCCAGGGCATTGCACAGGAAATGCGTGGCTTTTCCCAAACCGCACGGCTGCACCGCCTGAATGACGGCGAACCGGCGGAACACGGCTGA
- a CDS encoding DUF2075 domain-containing protein → MHQPVPVRPDSALSRLAPTVALTAGQMALKDEILAFCRAHRADNHALFIIEGDAGTGKSLLLNTLFTTIQDAARGPDGADPLHGSDNRLLVNHPEMIKLYRNISESQKNLRKKDFERPTTFINQMDGTSRRADIVLVDEAHLLLTRADPYNRFHHANQLAEIIRHAHVVVIVFDARQVLKFKSLWSDAALARLVAGYPVVTRRLDRQFRMHAHVDVMAWVRAFRDGILRPLPAPQVFDFRIFDDAQAMYEAIRQRNAQYGLCRMLATYDYPYTLNGQDHFITEGRFHLRWDRAMPQARLPWAERADTIDEVGSVYTIQGFDLNYAGIILGPSVTYDPAIDRIVIDPARYEDRAAFTGRDGVAQPEVVMARIILNSINVLMTRGVRGLYIYASNPALHARLATLWAQRQQPQT, encoded by the coding sequence ATGCACCAACCCGTTCCCGTCCGACCCGACAGCGCGCTGTCCCGCCTTGCCCCCACCGTGGCGCTGACTGCTGGCCAGATGGCGCTGAAGGATGAGATACTGGCCTTCTGCCGCGCCCACCGGGCGGATAATCATGCGCTGTTCATCATTGAAGGTGATGCGGGCACCGGCAAGAGTCTGCTGCTCAATACGCTGTTCACCACCATCCAGGACGCGGCGCGTGGGCCGGATGGCGCGGACCCGCTGCATGGCAGCGACAACCGCCTGCTGGTCAACCACCCGGAGATGATCAAGCTTTACCGCAACATTTCCGAAAGCCAGAAAAACCTGCGCAAGAAGGATTTTGAGCGCCCCACCACCTTCATCAACCAGATGGATGGCACCAGCCGACGCGCCGATATCGTGCTGGTGGATGAAGCGCACCTGCTACTGACCCGCGCTGACCCGTATAATCGCTTCCACCACGCCAACCAACTGGCGGAAATCATTCGCCATGCCCATGTAGTGGTGATCGTGTTCGATGCCCGCCAGGTGCTGAAATTCAAGAGCTTGTGGAGCGATGCGGCTCTTGCGCGGTTGGTGGCGGGCTACCCGGTGGTGACCCGCAGGCTGGACCGGCAGTTCCGCATGCACGCTCATGTGGATGTAATGGCGTGGGTCCGTGCGTTCCGCGACGGTATCCTGCGCCCGCTGCCCGCACCGCAGGTGTTCGACTTCCGCATTTTTGATGATGCGCAGGCGATGTACGAAGCCATAAGGCAGCGCAACGCGCAGTACGGCCTGTGCCGCATGCTGGCGACCTATGATTACCCCTATACCCTGAACGGGCAGGACCATTTCATTACCGAAGGGCGCTTCCACCTGCGCTGGGACCGCGCCATGCCGCAGGCCCGCCTGCCATGGGCGGAACGGGCGGATACGATAGACGAGGTGGGGTCGGTCTATACCATACAGGGCTTCGACCTGAATTACGCGGGCATCATCCTTGGCCCATCGGTCACGTATGATCCGGCTATCGACCGGATCGTGATCGATCCCGCGCGGTATGAGGACCGCGCCGCCTTTACCGGGCGTGACGGGGTGGCGCAGCCCGAGGTGGTGATGGCGCGGATCATCCTTAATTCCATCAACGTGCTCATGACGCGAGGCGTCAGGGGGCTGTATATCTACGCCAGCAACCCCGCCCTGCATGCGCGGCTGGCCACGCTGTGGGCGCAGCGCCAGCAGCCACAAACATAG